A single region of the Spirochaetota bacterium genome encodes:
- a CDS encoding type II secretion system F family protein, whose protein sequence is MIFEYIALTSKGETVADIIDAPSEVAARQRLRNNGLYIVKIARHDAEKIETNRTTTNIFNNIIDKISHYISLQLSAKEISTFSRQLSTMLKAGMPLLTSISTIIDQIENPVFKRAVVDVKTKVEEGSSLSNALERHGYIFNELYINMIRVGESLGSLDSALERLADLEEKKNLLKSKVQSALWYPAFMILFAIAVVAFLMISIIPSLGRMFAELGKDLPLPTKIVMGISNFITSFWYVIIIIIIFSIYYYNRYKATEEGRRKIDELKLKLPLINSLYKKVLIHRFTYNLGVLLSNRVDVIKSLEIVQRLMRNVIVEEKIHKAARMIQEGSSISNALSKEKFLPQYIIGMIAAGESSDTVDEMLLNIGKIYENEIELSINSMTSLIEPIIIVCMGFVIGLIVISVLLPIFEMNLIVK, encoded by the coding sequence ATGATATTTGAATACATTGCATTAACCAGTAAGGGAGAAACCGTTGCCGATATTATTGATGCTCCATCTGAAGTTGCTGCCCGTCAACGATTGCGTAATAATGGATTATATATTGTAAAAATAGCCAGGCATGATGCTGAGAAAATTGAGACCAATAGAACTACAACAAATATATTTAATAATATAATTGATAAGATATCTCATTATATTAGCCTTCAATTAAGCGCAAAAGAAATAAGCACATTTTCCCGTCAATTATCTACAATGCTAAAAGCTGGTATGCCTCTTTTGACATCAATATCAACGATAATTGACCAGATTGAAAACCCTGTATTTAAAAGAGCAGTTGTTGATGTTAAAACAAAAGTTGAAGAAGGTTCATCCCTTTCCAATGCACTTGAACGACATGGTTATATATTTAATGAATTGTACATAAATATGATCAGGGTTGGTGAAAGCTTGGGTTCACTTGACAGTGCTTTAGAAAGATTAGCTGACTTGGAAGAAAAAAAGAACCTACTAAAAAGCAAAGTTCAATCTGCATTATGGTATCCCGCATTTATGATATTATTTGCAATCGCAGTTGTTGCATTCTTAATGATAAGCATAATACCTTCGTTAGGGAGAATGTTTGCGGAATTAGGTAAAGACCTCCCCTTGCCTACTAAAATAGTAATGGGTATTAGTAATTTTATTACTTCGTTCTGGTACGTTATTATTATAATTATAATATTTTCTATTTATTATTACAACCGATATAAAGCCACAGAAGAAGGAAGAAGAAAAATTGATGAATTGAAGCTTAAATTACCATTAATAAATTCATTGTATAAAAAAGTATTGATACACAGATTTACATATAATTTGGGAGTGTTATTATCAAACAGAGTTGATGTTATCAAATCACTTGAGATTGTACAACGATTAATGCGAAATGTAATCGTTGAAGAAAAGATACATAAAGCAGCAAGAATGATTCAGGAAGGTTCTTCAATTTCAAATGCATTATCAAAAGAAAAATTCCTGCCACAATATATCATTGGCATGATTGCAGCAGGTGAATCAAGCGATACGGTAGATGAAATGCTACTAAATATTGGCAAAATATATGAAAACGAGATTGAATTATCCATAAACAGCATGACAAGCCTTATTGAACCAATAATTATTGTTTGTATGGGATTTGTAATTGGACTTATTGTTATATCAGTATTATTACCAATTTTTGAAATGAATTTGATTGTTAAATAA
- the gspE gene encoding type II secretion system ATPase GspE, with the protein MIGIKNKKLGQILIDKKIISNEDLQDALLTQQTTPLKIGQILIKKGLIGEIDLLKALALQFSMEFVEHLEFYDNDKILNVIPAQFLKRYTIAPYFVKKNTIKVAISDPLLIQPLDNIKIIFENFKIVPVLSTEKEIVKIINNHFELLKDNSTTSVIENLEETDFEILTSPITETEDILDMANEAPIIRLVNTVIKQAIEDRASDIHIEPFEKDLIIRFRIDGILYNMFTPPKKYQAAIISRVKIMANLNIAENRLPQDGRIQLKVGGKDIDIRVSVFPTYFGERIVLRLLNKSDMKFDLDSLGFSKETLKTFNDLIKKTHGIILVTGPTGSGKTTTLYSVLTRLNTPDVNILTVEDPIEYQLHGVGQMQVKPKIELTFAAGLRSILRQDPDIIMVGEIRDLETAEIAIQAALTGHRVFSTIHTNDAASGITRLLDMGVEPFLIASSVNAFLAQRLVRTICPYCKQSYKPDPVVLKDLGLKSSQIQGKKLYRGKGCDKCINTGYLGRTGIYELLPITNDIRKLIMEHADAVQIKEKAIANGMKTLLQDGIEKALQGITTLEEVLRVS; encoded by the coding sequence ATGATAGGGATAAAAAATAAAAAGTTAGGTCAGATTCTTATTGATAAAAAAATAATATCAAATGAAGATCTTCAGGATGCTCTTTTAACCCAACAAACAACACCGCTGAAGATTGGGCAAATATTAATTAAAAAAGGATTAATTGGAGAGATAGATTTATTAAAGGCTTTGGCTTTACAATTTTCAATGGAGTTTGTTGAACACCTGGAATTTTATGACAATGACAAAATTCTTAATGTCATACCAGCTCAATTTTTGAAACGATATACAATAGCTCCATATTTTGTTAAAAAAAATACAATTAAAGTTGCCATAAGTGATCCTTTACTCATTCAACCATTAGATAACATAAAGATTATCTTTGAAAATTTTAAAATTGTTCCTGTATTATCAACTGAAAAAGAAATCGTAAAGATAATTAATAATCATTTTGAGCTTTTAAAAGATAATTCAACTACGTCTGTGATTGAAAACCTTGAAGAGACTGATTTTGAAATACTCACCTCACCTATTACTGAAACCGAAGATATCCTGGACATGGCCAATGAGGCTCCAATTATACGGCTTGTTAATACTGTAATAAAACAGGCAATTGAAGACAGGGCAAGTGATATACATATAGAGCCTTTTGAAAAAGATTTGATCATCCGGTTCAGAATAGATGGAATTTTATATAATATGTTCACCCCTCCTAAGAAATATCAGGCAGCAATAATTTCACGTGTGAAAATTATGGCTAATCTCAATATTGCTGAAAATCGACTTCCTCAGGATGGAAGAATTCAATTAAAAGTTGGAGGTAAGGATATTGATATTCGAGTATCAGTATTCCCAACTTACTTTGGTGAACGAATTGTTTTGCGATTACTCAATAAAAGTGATATGAAATTTGACCTAGATTCTTTGGGGTTCAGTAAGGAAACATTAAAAACTTTCAATGATTTAATTAAAAAAACACATGGTATAATACTGGTTACTGGACCTACAGGAAGCGGTAAAACAACAACTTTATATAGTGTTTTAACACGCCTTAATACTCCAGATGTAAATATTTTAACAGTAGAAGACCCAATTGAATATCAGCTACATGGTGTTGGTCAAATGCAGGTCAAGCCAAAAATTGAACTTACATTTGCAGCAGGATTACGGTCAATATTACGACAGGACCCAGATATTATTATGGTTGGTGAGATTCGGGATCTAGAAACAGCTGAAATTGCAATACAGGCTGCATTGACAGGCCATAGAGTTTTTTCAACAATTCACACAAATGATGCTGCCAGCGGGATTACAAGATTACTGGATATGGGTGTTGAGCCGTTCCTTATTGCTTCATCCGTGAATGCATTTTTAGCTCAACGCCTGGTGCGCACAATATGTCCTTACTGTAAACAATCATACAAACCAGACCCTGTAGTGTTAAAAGATTTGGGTTTAAAATCATCTCAAATACAAGGTAAAAAATTATATAGAGGAAAAGGATGTGATAAATGTATTAATACTGGTTATTTAGGAAGAACAGGAATATATGAACTGCTTCCTATTACAAATGATATCCGAAAATTAATTATGGAACATGCTGATGCTGTACAGATTAAAGAAAAAGCAATCGCCAATGGTATGAAGACACTACTTCAGGATGGAATAGAAAAAGCTCTTCAAGGTATTACAACATTAGAAGAAGTATTGCGGGTTAGTTAA